The Radiobacillus deserti genomic interval TTTTTCATATTTGAAACTTTATTATAACAATAGACCTGAAGTTAAAAGGAGAAACTAATTGCCAACCCAAAAGCAAACCCTAAAAATGTGATAAATAGCACCATCCATCCCTAATAAATTGCCCAATAGGGCATAACATAGGAAATAAACAGAGATCCTGTTCTTAACTGGAAATTTACTAAATGTAACAGAAGATAACAGCCAATGAGTGCATAAAAAATACATGGTGAAGCTCCAGCACCTAAGAGAACAATAAAAATAAGATTATTGTGCCACTAATTAATAAGTAATGAAAAAACTCCAACTACCAATGCTATCTTCAAAAGCTCCCCAACAAAATAGATGCCTACAGAGTTAATAGGAAGCACAAATATAACTAAATCCTCTAAATCCGATCGTTTTTCCCAATTACCCTTTAAATTATGATGAACTCATGATGATTTAAAAGAGGTGTTAAATGCACTGTAACCTATTTATTATTCATCTAGTTATGCTGCCTTTCCCTATGTAAACCCCACACATAGTATATAGTGCAGTACTGGAAAGGAGGGAATTTAAAATGAGTTTCTTTCAAGGAAATCAAAACTCTTTTATCCTTTTGGTAGTTCTATTCGTATTACTTGTAATCGTAGGTAACAATTATCCTACGGGTCAAGGGTACGGGTACGGCGGTGGATACTAAACCTAGGTTTAAAATCTCCTCTACAAGGATGCAGGAGCAAATTAAATTCTTCATCTTGCGCTCATTCTCTGAGGCTTCCATTATGTTTTTGGAAGCCTCTTAATATTTATGTAAAAAATGAAGTAGAATGTATTGTCTTCTTCGTTGCTATGTGTTCAATACAAAAATCAAAATTGTTTAGAGTTCATCAACTAATTATTCATTTCATTACTCTTCTCTCAGTGTGAACACTCTACTGTAATCGCCAATCCTAACCGAACCTATTTATTCATCCTTATTTACTTCGTTCACAATCATGAAACAACTCCTCTTTACAAGGAGCATCCTATCAACAGAACTTATGTTCATGCAAAAGGAGCTTGGAAAACCAAGCTCCTTTTGCACTACGCCATCATTTTCTTCTTCACTAACCATGGCTTTAATTTGATGAATAATGGAACGAACAAGAGACTGATCACAAGTCCTTTAAGAAAGTTAAATGGTGTAATACCAGCAATTACAGATGCCCATTTAATGGCTGGAGTCATAGCTTCCATTCCCATGAACATCGTATAGGCAGGCAAGATTAGGAAATAGTTTAAAACTCCCATTCCAATCGCCATAACAACGGTTCCCGTCGCTAACCCTGATACAAGACTTTTCACACCTTTGTACCGATGATACAGGATAGATACAGGTAAAAGGAACAGTGCTCCGGCAAGGAAGTTTGCAATAACGCCAATTGGATCACCCGCTCCTGTGTACACAAGGTATAGCAAGTTTTTAATTCCTTCCACTATAAGACCCGCTCCTGGTGAGAATACTAACGCTGCTAATAGAGCTGGTACTTCACTAAAATCAATTTTTAAGTATTGCGGTAAAAACGGCAATGGAAAGTTTAAAAACATTAACACCATAGAAATCGTACCTAACAAGGCCAAGATAATTAACTTAAAAAGCTTTGAAGATTGTGTTCCTTGTTGCATTTTTCTTCCTCCTTCACCACTTTTACATCGGTTCTAATCTTTTTGATGAAGGGATGCAGCTACTTCCTATTAAACATGAAAAACCCAAAAGCACATAGGGGCTTTTGGGTTGGAACATACATGTGAATAGGAAACAAAAGGTATAACAAAGATACCTCTGCCTCTTATCTTCTCCCATCCAGACTATACTGTCGGCCCTGGATTCACACCAGGTCAGCCATTTGACTACGTCAAACAGGTCACGGACTTAGAATAGCCATACTACTCATCACCGTCGGTCGGGAATTTCACCCTGCCCCG includes:
- a CDS encoding YjcZ family sporulation protein; the protein is MSFFQGNQNSFILLVVLFVLLVIVGNNYPTGQGYGYGGGY
- a CDS encoding ECF transporter S component, with translation MQQGTQSSKLFKLIILALLGTISMVLMFLNFPLPFLPQYLKIDFSEVPALLAALVFSPGAGLIVEGIKNLLYLVYTGAGDPIGVIANFLAGALFLLPVSILYHRYKGVKSLVSGLATGTVVMAIGMGVLNYFLILPAYTMFMGMEAMTPAIKWASVIAGITPFNFLKGLVISLLFVPLFIKLKPWLVKKKMMA